In Candidatus Methanosphaera massiliense, the following are encoded in one genomic region:
- the hacA gene encoding homoaconitase large subunit yields the protein MSMTMSEKILAKASNKEKVEAGEIIMANIDTAMVHDLTGPLTLQALDQINTDKVWDPDKIVIPFDHQVPADTLDAAKNHQMLREFVKEQGIKNFYDVYEGVCHQVLPEKGHIIPGTVVVGCDSHTCTHGALGAFSTGIGSTDMAMVFATGQLWFKVPETKQFNITGKLQENVTSKDVILNIIGQIGQDGARYKACEYAGETVENMDVSDRMVLSNMAIECGGKTGLIAPDKVTDAYLKNRTSKPYQKYTTDPDAASLEVMDIDVSDLEPQVACPNHVDNVKPASEVEDVEVDQVFIGSCTNGRLKDLEQAAKVLKGKKIKKGVRTLVIPASRTIYKQALDEGLFDIFIDAGALICNPCCGPCLGGHVGLIGDGEVSLSTSNRNFKGRQGSPEGKVYLSSPIVAAESAITGHITAPEKN from the coding sequence ATGTCAATGACAATGTCTGAAAAAATATTAGCAAAAGCTTCAAACAAAGAAAAAGTAGAAGCTGGAGAAATAATCATGGCAAACATAGACACAGCCATGGTACACGATCTAACAGGTCCACTAACATTACAAGCACTAGACCAAATAAATACCGATAAAGTATGGGACCCTGATAAAATAGTAATCCCATTCGACCATCAAGTGCCAGCAGATACATTAGATGCTGCAAAAAACCATCAAATGCTAAGAGAATTTGTAAAAGAACAAGGAATAAAAAACTTCTATGATGTATATGAAGGAGTATGCCACCAAGTACTACCAGAAAAAGGACATATCATACCAGGAACAGTAGTAGTAGGATGTGACTCACACACATGTACACACGGAGCACTCGGAGCATTTTCAACAGGAATCGGATCAACAGATATGGCAATGGTATTTGCAACAGGACAACTATGGTTCAAAGTACCAGAAACCAAACAATTCAACATCACCGGAAAACTACAAGAAAATGTTACAAGTAAAGACGTAATCCTAAACATCATCGGACAAATAGGCCAAGATGGTGCAAGATACAAAGCATGTGAATACGCAGGAGAAACCGTAGAAAACATGGATGTATCCGACAGAATGGTACTAAGTAACATGGCAATAGAATGTGGTGGAAAAACAGGACTAATAGCACCAGACAAAGTAACAGACGCATACCTAAAAAACAGAACATCCAAACCATACCAGAAATACACAACAGATCCTGACGCTGCAAGTCTAGAAGTTATGGACATAGATGTATCAGACCTAGAACCACAAGTAGCATGTCCAAACCATGTTGACAACGTAAAACCAGCAAGTGAAGTAGAAGACGTTGAAGTAGACCAAGTATTCATAGGATCATGTACTAATGGAAGACTAAAAGACTTAGAACAAGCAGCAAAAGTACTTAAAGGAAAGAAAATCAAAAAAGGAGTAAGAACATTAGTCATACCAGCATCAAGAACCATCTATAAACAAGCATTAGACGAAGGATTATTTGACATATTCATAGATGCAGGAGCATTAATCTGCAATCCATGCTGTGGACCATGTCTAGGAGGACATGTAGGTCTCATTGGAGACGGAGAAGTAAGCCTTTCAACTTCAAACAGAAACTTCAAAGGAAGACAAGGTAGTCCAGAAGGAAAAGTATACCTCAGCTCACCAATCGTAGCAGCTGAAAGTGCCATAACAGGACACATAACAGCACCAGAAAAAAACTAA
- a CDS encoding 3-isopropylmalate dehydratase small subunit, whose product MEGRVLKLGDDIDTDSILPGRYLTLTEPEDLGKHVMEGYDLHYKDKIQEGDVIVAGSNFGCGSSREHAPIALKAAGIKAVVAKSFARIFYRNAINIGLALVEAPEGPDDINEEDTVKIDLENGTLEDETQNTNYSTTKLPEFMFEILENDGLINYLNRTRFNE is encoded by the coding sequence ATAGAAGGAAGAGTTCTAAAATTAGGCGATGACATAGACACAGACAGCATACTTCCAGGAAGATACTTAACACTAACCGAACCAGAAGATTTAGGAAAACATGTTATGGAAGGATATGACCTACACTACAAAGACAAAATCCAAGAAGGAGATGTAATCGTAGCAGGATCCAACTTTGGATGTGGATCATCACGTGAACACGCACCAATAGCACTAAAAGCAGCAGGAATAAAAGCAGTAGTAGCAAAATCCTTCGCAAGAATATTCTACAGAAATGCTATAAACATAGGATTAGCACTTGTAGAAGCACCAGAAGGACCAGATGACATAAATGAAGAAGATACTGTAAAAATAGATCTTGAAAACGGAACATTAGAAGATGAAACACAAAACACAAACTATTCAACAACAAAATTACCAGAATTCATGTTTGAAATACTGGAAAATGATGGATTAATAAACTACTTAAACAGAACAAGATTCAATGAATAA
- a CDS encoding isocitrate/isopropylmalate family dehydrogenase, with protein MNKKNKKAKRMYNIAVIPGDGIGQEVVKAAVTILDKLPIDFNYTYAKAGDECKEETGVPLPDETIELAKNSDAVLFGAAGETAADVIVRLRRELNTFVNLRPVKSLQPDKYGNIDFMIVRENTEDLYIGDEEETPEGAIARKKITKFASERIAKYAFKYAEDTGRKKVTAVHKANVLKLSDGLFKKSFYKIAEQYPDIESNDFYVDATAMYLITNPLDFEVIVTTNLYGDILSDEGAGLVGGLGMIPSANIGDDNGLFEPVHGSAPDIAGQGIANPAATILSACMMLDYLGESQYARKVEEILIDVIQEGSHVTPDLGGDSSTQEMAEYIASKL; from the coding sequence ATGAATAAAAAAAATAAGAAGGCGAAAAGAATGTATAATATAGCAGTAATACCAGGAGACGGTATAGGACAAGAAGTAGTAAAAGCAGCAGTAACCATACTTGATAAACTACCAATAGATTTTAATTACACATATGCAAAAGCAGGAGACGAATGCAAAGAAGAAACAGGCGTTCCTCTTCCTGATGAAACAATCGAATTAGCAAAGAATTCAGATGCAGTACTATTTGGAGCAGCAGGAGAAACAGCAGCAGATGTAATAGTAAGATTAAGAAGAGAACTAAATACATTTGTAAACTTAAGACCTGTTAAATCTCTACAGCCAGATAAGTATGGAAACATAGACTTCATGATAGTAAGAGAAAACACAGAAGACCTATACATAGGAGACGAAGAAGAAACACCAGAAGGAGCAATAGCACGTAAAAAAATCACTAAATTTGCATCAGAAAGAATAGCTAAATATGCATTTAAATATGCTGAAGATACAGGTAGAAAGAAAGTTACAGCAGTACATAAAGCAAACGTACTAAAACTATCCGATGGATTATTCAAAAAATCATTCTATAAAATAGCAGAACAATATCCAGACATTGAATCAAATGATTTCTATGTAGATGCAACAGCAATGTATCTTATAACAAATCCATTAGACTTTGAAGTAATTGTTACAACAAACTTATACGGAGATATTCTCTCAGATGAAGGAGCAGGACTTGTAGGTGGACTTGGAATGATTCCATCAGCAAACATTGGAGATGACAATGGATTATTCGAACCAGTACATGGATCTGCACCAGACATAGCAGGACAAGGAATTGCAAACCCTGCAGCAACAATATTATCTGCATGTATGATGCTTGACTACCTCGGCGAATCACAATATGCACGTAAAGTAGAAGAAATATTAATAGATGTAATACAAGAAGGAAGTCATGTAACCCCTGATTTAGGTGGAGACTCATCTACTCAGGAAATGGCTGAATACATTGCAAGTAAATTATAA
- the ribH gene encoding 6,7-dimethyl-8-ribityllumazine synthase → MIKLGAVVSEFNFDITSMMLELAKEHAKFLEAEITEIIAVPGVYDMPIAIKKMLDDGNVDAVITLGAVIEGDTEHDEIVVQHAARKITDLSLEYNKPVTLGISGPGMTRLEAHQRVEYGKRAVEAAVKLVKRLQ, encoded by the coding sequence ATGATAAAATTAGGAGCAGTTGTATCAGAATTTAACTTTGATATAACAAGTATGATGCTAGAATTAGCAAAAGAACATGCAAAATTTCTAGAAGCAGAAATAACTGAGATAATTGCAGTACCAGGCGTATATGATATGCCAATAGCAATAAAGAAAATGTTAGATGATGGAAACGTTGATGCAGTTATAACACTCGGAGCTGTAATTGAGGGAGATACAGAACACGATGAAATTGTTGTTCAGCATGCAGCACGTAAAATCACAGATTTATCACTTGAATATAATAAACCTGTAACTCTTGGAATATCTGGTCCAGGTATGACTAGATTAGAAGCTCATCAAAGAGTAGAATATGGTAAACGTGCAGTTGAAGCTGCAGTAAAATTAGTTAAAAGACTTCAATAA
- the mmp11 gene encoding methanogenesis marker protein 11 has product MEILTPEELKEKYTDAWITPYHEILTLTDEDEEEIELIEYHPCPIGSDWMIEQYKRTSPLILDAKRDGNKHTYYVKKGKTELDLKPSFQAAGIEEAIIEEDDVKIVHAGLAGAGVGAAFCRGKASGVERVEIFEKGGGSKVGKAAVVTPKLRKVIIGIDDTDIPTEGATWTLANNIGNEIQEEKGYRYLEHITCQLYPNNPNKTKNCVSIILVFAVREEDKEDLISQVKAKLLKNTLSDNTAFVVYDKLEIPEPVQKYGLEAKKSMKYFDEAERVAKENNIRIEYVTGKGGLIGALAAIGLYNNPTEYAKVYYDE; this is encoded by the coding sequence ATGGAAATTTTAACACCTGAAGAATTAAAAGAAAAATATACAGATGCTTGGATTACTCCTTATCATGAAATCCTAACTTTAACTGATGAGGATGAAGAAGAAATTGAGTTAATTGAGTATCATCCATGTCCTATTGGATCAGATTGGATGATAGAACAGTATAAAAGAACCAGCCCTCTTATTTTAGATGCTAAACGTGATGGAAATAAACATACATATTATGTTAAGAAGGGTAAAACAGAATTAGATTTAAAACCTAGTTTTCAAGCAGCTGGTATTGAAGAAGCTATCATTGAAGAGGATGATGTGAAAATAGTTCATGCGGGTCTTGCTGGTGCTGGTGTTGGAGCTGCTTTCTGTCGTGGAAAAGCATCAGGTGTAGAAAGAGTGGAAATTTTTGAAAAAGGCGGAGGTTCTAAGGTAGGTAAAGCTGCTGTAGTAACTCCTAAACTTAGAAAAGTAATTATTGGTATTGACGATACTGATATTCCTACAGAGGGAGCTACTTGGACTCTTGCTAATAATATTGGTAATGAAATTCAAGAAGAAAAAGGTTACAGATACCTTGAACATATAACTTGCCAATTATATCCAAATAATCCTAATAAAACCAAGAACTGTGTTTCTATTATACTAGTATTTGCTGTTAGAGAAGAGGATAAAGAGGATTTAATTAGCCAAGTTAAAGCTAAACTATTAAAAAATACATTATCTGATAATACAGCTTTCGTAGTCTATGATAAACTTGAAATTCCAGAGCCTGTTCAAAAATATGGTCTTGAAGCAAAGAAATCAATGAAATACTTTGATGAAGCAGAACGTGTTGCTAAAGAAAATAATATTCGTATTGAATATGTTACTGGAAAAGGTGGTCTCATCGGTGCTTTAGCTGCTATTGGATTATATAATAATCCTACAGAATATGCAAAAGTATATTATGATGAGTAA
- a CDS encoding RNA-guided endonuclease InsQ/TnpB family protein: MITKILSYKCRIYPNKTQIQKFEKDLKACRIVYNKCKEKYEQDLKKQEYTKDEPQGKKYFYNLLQQLIKQYPCLQETDQRILIDAYHNLIRAITLYKKGISNHPKKSNTKTLNSFKIRPNPNIYIENQKIHLDKYGTIKIHDKRKITGKILNYIIKKHYDEWYIIVTTRQQTQKYPKTGKAVGIDLGIKELAILSNGEKIHNINLEKEDEKLNKLYKQLNRKDKNSKNYEKILKKVHKANDKRTNKINDYLNKLSARLVKEYDFIAMETLHILDMLNKSNNDKIRDASWRKLIEMTKYKSQAHGKTFIQVPSNYPSTKLCHNCGYKNNKLTLKDREWTCPECKTFHDRDVNAAINILIKAQEIDRQNKIKNI; this comes from the coding sequence ATGATTACTAAAATACTGTCCTACAAATGTAGAATATACCCAAATAAGACACAAATACAAAAATTTGAAAAAGATTTAAAGGCATGTCGTATAGTCTACAATAAATGTAAAGAAAAATATGAACAAGACCTTAAAAAACAGGAATACACAAAAGATGAACCACAGGGTAAAAAATACTTCTATAACCTATTACAACAACTAATAAAACAATACCCCTGCCTACAGGAAACAGATCAAAGAATACTAATAGATGCATATCACAATTTAATAAGAGCAATAACATTATACAAGAAAGGAATATCAAACCATCCAAAAAAATCCAATACAAAAACATTAAACTCCTTTAAAATAAGACCTAATCCTAATATTTACATTGAAAATCAGAAAATACACCTAGACAAATACGGGACAATAAAAATACATGATAAAAGAAAAATCACAGGAAAAATATTAAACTACATAATTAAAAAACACTACGATGAATGGTATATAATAGTCACAACACGACAACAAACACAAAAATATCCTAAAACAGGAAAAGCTGTAGGAATTGACTTAGGGATAAAAGAGTTAGCCATACTATCTAATGGCGAAAAAATACATAATATCAACCTAGAAAAAGAAGATGAAAAACTAAATAAATTATACAAACAACTCAATAGAAAAGACAAGAACAGTAAAAACTATGAAAAAATACTAAAAAAGGTACATAAAGCAAATGATAAGAGAACTAATAAAATCAATGATTATTTAAATAAATTATCAGCAAGATTAGTTAAAGAATATGATTTTATAGCAATGGAAACCCTGCATATACTGGACATGTTAAACAAATCAAATAATGATAAAATTAGAGATGCAAGCTGGAGAAAATTAATTGAAATGACAAAATACAAATCACAGGCTCATGGAAAAACATTCATACAAGTACCATCTAATTATCCATCAACAAAATTATGTCATAACTGCGGATATAAAAATAATAAGTTAACACTAAAAGACAGAGAATGGACATGTCCTGAATGTAAAACATTTCATGATAGGGATGTTAATGCAGCAATAAACATACTAATTAAAGCACAGGAAATAGACAGACAAAACAAGATAAAAAATATTTAA
- a CDS encoding glycosyltransferase yields the protein MLNIAYLIVFVLVSLLFAGSSKKSKIDGKVSVVIPAYNEEKAIEHVINTVKQVKDITEIIIVDDGSTDNTHNIVSRQDNVILLTHEKNKGKGSAMKTGLKRVTNDIVLFLDADLSEINKLQVESIIKPILNGDADITKTKFKREAGRVTELTAKPLLNFFFPELSFEQPLSGQFAAIKSFLDNIDLEHDYGVDIGIVLDADAQGMRIQEVDIGNIVHEMSTLKELNIMANEVVRTIVDRAIHYGRLTMMDDVGSSIRMEIMGLTLIIFGIFGLFFINPMTPIIAGAIIVIGIVIAAVYLVRIIRTSLRVYRQSKIPNRQIIRTFIQMHFPVLISVVILLVIAASLLGSVNIASNQISIEPVSKNLVISTSPEPHSAVDVRGPYTIDNALENEEHLVRLSNSALSTLHAQYGDYIYIDGERYQLEQALDGENDLIRMPESARTALDVSPGDIIRDSDLRSSFENVYLVQNINPGEEQIDNNTGFNNTTSQINTNNTTVNIGSEYTSQTLPEKVLTVYLNNTPVAQTSAAVLNSSYNVYIDGVYDDSIMLNNSSTGIIYNSTYDGTTIRVELENQNGTTNSVFANQNSTVKFLNINLNFNESLANNTTNIEVNRTN from the coding sequence ATGTTAAATATTGCATACTTAATTGTATTTGTATTAGTATCCTTATTATTTGCAGGATCTTCAAAGAAATCTAAGATAGATGGTAAAGTATCCGTTGTAATACCTGCATATAATGAAGAAAAAGCAATAGAACATGTAATTAACACGGTAAAACAAGTTAAGGATATAACTGAAATCATCATAGTTGACGATGGAAGTACAGATAACACCCATAACATTGTATCACGGCAAGATAATGTTATATTATTGACTCATGAAAAAAATAAGGGTAAAGGTTCTGCTATGAAAACAGGACTTAAACGCGTCACGAATGATATAGTATTATTTTTAGATGCTGATCTATCAGAGATAAATAAATTACAGGTTGAATCAATAATTAAGCCAATCCTTAACGGCGATGCAGATATTACAAAAACAAAGTTTAAAAGAGAAGCTGGAAGAGTAACAGAACTAACAGCTAAACCATTACTTAACTTTTTCTTCCCAGAATTAAGTTTTGAACAGCCTTTAAGTGGACAATTTGCTGCAATAAAGAGCTTTTTAGATAATATTGATCTTGAACATGATTATGGGGTAGATATAGGTATAGTATTAGATGCAGATGCTCAGGGGATGAGAATTCAAGAAGTAGATATAGGTAATATAGTACATGAGATGTCTACTCTTAAAGAATTGAATATAATGGCTAATGAAGTAGTACGTACTATTGTTGATAGAGCAATCCATTATGGTAGATTAACAATGATGGATGATGTGGGTAGTTCCATAAGAATGGAAATTATGGGATTAACTCTTATTATCTTCGGAATATTCGGATTATTCTTTATTAATCCAATGACTCCAATAATTGCTGGGGCTATTATTGTAATAGGTATAGTGATAGCCGCGGTTTATCTGGTACGTATTATACGTACCTCGTTACGTGTGTACAGACAGAGTAAGATACCTAATAGGCAGATTATAAGAACTTTTATACAGATGCATTTTCCAGTTTTAATATCTGTTGTAATATTATTGGTTATTGCTGCATCATTACTGGGTTCTGTGAATATTGCTTCTAATCAGATTTCTATAGAACCGGTAAGTAAAAACTTGGTTATATCAACATCTCCTGAGCCTCACTCTGCGGTGGATGTAAGAGGACCATATACTATTGATAATGCATTAGAAAATGAGGAACATCTTGTACGTTTATCTAATTCAGCGTTGAGCACGTTGCATGCACAGTATGGTGATTATATTTATATTGATGGGGAACGGTATCAACTAGAACAAGCATTAGATGGTGAAAATGATCTTATCAGGATGCCAGAATCTGCAAGGACGGCTTTAGATGTATCTCCAGGGGATATTATAAGGGATAGTGATTTAAGAAGTTCCTTTGAAAATGTTTACCTGGTACAGAATATAAATCCTGGTGAGGAACAAATAGATAATAATACAGGCTTTAATAATACAACATCACAGATTAACACTAATAATACTACTGTTAATATTGGTAGTGAATATACATCACAGACACTGCCTGAGAAGGTTTTAACAGTGTACTTGAATAACACGCCTGTTGCTCAGACTAGTGCTGCTGTACTTAATAGTTCATATAATGTGTACATTGATGGAGTTTATGATGATTCTATAATGCTTAATAATTCATCTACGGGAATTATCTATAATTCAACATATGATGGCACAACTATAAGGGTAGAACTAGAAAATCAAAATGGAACAACAAACAGTGTCTTTGCTAATCAGAATTCAACGGTAAAATTCCTTAACATAAACTTAAACTTTAATGAGTCACTAGCAAATAACACTACAAACATTGAAGTTAATAGAACAAATTAA
- the purE gene encoding 5-(carboxyamino)imidazole ribonucleotide mutase yields the protein MIILGSGSDYKIAEKSVKVLEEMKVPYDIKVASAHRTHGRVKDIMTNYTDNVEVFIAIAGLAAHLPGVIASYTTKPVIAVPCTGKIGGLDALLSSTEMQLGTPVATMGIDRGENAAWLACQIIACNDDNMKEALKNKRESYNQKMENDEKDVIEKIAGEYYTKSERVEHERPAVKKELVLPENTKVLIISGNYSNMEIVHKITQTLETLGIGSNYKVVSATRTPDKLEKYMKEADAQVDLYIAVSSLSTVLSGAMVSHTTKPVIGVPCTTKRLGIDSLLSMVEMPPGVPTATMGLDAGENAALYVARILSIYDEDIRNSLIKYMKTLHRNIYYE from the coding sequence ATGATAATTTTAGGAAGTGGATCTGACTACAAAATAGCAGAAAAATCTGTTAAAGTATTAGAGGAAATGAAAGTTCCATATGATATTAAAGTAGCATCAGCTCACAGAACACATGGCAGAGTAAAAGACATAATGACCAATTATACTGATAATGTAGAAGTATTTATAGCAATAGCCGGACTAGCAGCACATCTTCCAGGAGTAATCGCATCTTATACAACAAAACCTGTAATTGCAGTGCCATGCACAGGTAAAATAGGAGGATTAGATGCATTATTATCTTCAACTGAAATGCAATTAGGAACACCTGTAGCAACAATGGGTATTGACCGTGGAGAGAACGCAGCATGGCTAGCATGTCAAATTATTGCATGTAATGATGATAATATGAAAGAGGCTCTGAAAAATAAACGTGAATCCTATAATCAGAAAATGGAAAATGACGAAAAAGATGTTATAGAAAAGATTGCCGGAGAATATTACACTAAATCAGAACGTGTAGAACATGAAAGACCAGCTGTCAAAAAGGAACTAGTACTACCTGAAAATACTAAAGTATTAATCATATCTGGTAACTATTCTAACATGGAAATAGTACATAAAATAACACAAACCCTTGAAACACTAGGAATTGGTAGTAATTATAAAGTAGTATCTGCAACAAGAACACCAGATAAATTAGAAAAATACATGAAAGAAGCCGATGCCCAAGTAGATTTATATATTGCAGTATCCAGTTTATCAACTGTTCTTTCCGGTGCAATGGTTTCTCATACAACAAAACCAGTTATTGGAGTACCATGTACTACTAAAAGATTAGGAATAGATTCCTTATTATCTATGGTGGAAATGCCACCGGGTGTACCTACAGCTACTATGGGACTTGATGCAGGAGAAAATGCAGCATTATATGTTGCAAGAATATTATCAATATATGATGAAGATATACGAAATTCATTAATAAAATACATGAAAACATTACATAGAAACATCTATTATGAATAA
- a CDS encoding UbiD family decarboxylase: protein MDEIKEDVIEITDEVSTDYEITSILKKHPTDTLIFTNVKDSDMNIISGICNTREKIANSINTTVDKITENIIRATNNPTPIYDIKDIEEVYANNEDADLSKIPILKHYPKDKGKYITAGVVIAKDPDNGQVNASIHRMLVNGKDELGIRIVPRQLYTYYKRAEELNKPLKIAIAIGLNPSTLLASTTSIPINENELEVANTFKDGKLTLVKCETVDIEAPECEILLEGKILPNERKTEGPFVDLTDTYDKIRDEPVIKLTRMHYKDNPYYHAILPAGNEHKLLQGLPQEPRIFNSVKNTLPTVQNVILTEGGCCWLHAVVSIKKQTEGDAKNVLMAALSAHPSLKHCVIVDEDINIFDPVDVEYAIATRVKGDDDIIIIPKARGSSLDPVAQIDGTTTKIGVDATKSFHNLEDYERVSKTLED from the coding sequence ATTGATGAAATAAAGGAAGATGTAATTGAAATAACCGATGAAGTATCAACAGATTATGAGATAACATCCATCCTCAAAAAACATCCTACAGATACATTAATATTTACAAATGTTAAAGATTCCGATATGAACATCATATCTGGAATATGTAACACAAGAGAAAAAATAGCAAATTCAATAAATACAACTGTTGATAAAATTACTGAGAATATAATAAGAGCAACAAACAATCCTACACCAATATACGATATAAAAGATATTGAAGAAGTATATGCAAACAATGAAGATGCTGACTTATCAAAAATACCTATACTAAAACATTACCCTAAAGATAAAGGAAAATATATTACTGCAGGAGTAGTTATTGCTAAAGATCCGGATAATGGACAAGTAAACGCAAGTATCCATAGAATGCTTGTTAATGGAAAAGATGAATTAGGCATACGTATTGTACCAAGACAATTATATACTTATTATAAAAGAGCAGAAGAACTTAATAAACCATTAAAAATAGCAATCGCCATAGGTTTAAATCCATCAACATTACTTGCAAGTACAACAAGTATACCTATTAATGAAAACGAGTTAGAAGTAGCTAATACATTTAAAGATGGAAAACTTACATTAGTCAAATGTGAAACTGTGGATATTGAAGCACCAGAATGTGAAATATTACTTGAGGGTAAAATATTACCAAATGAACGTAAAACTGAAGGACCATTTGTTGACTTAACAGATACATATGATAAAATAAGAGATGAACCAGTAATAAAACTTACACGAATGCACTATAAAGACAATCCATATTATCATGCAATTCTACCAGCAGGCAATGAACATAAACTATTACAGGGATTACCACAGGAACCAAGAATATTTAATAGTGTAAAAAACACACTACCAACAGTACAAAATGTAATACTTACAGAAGGTGGATGTTGTTGGCTACATGCAGTAGTATCTATCAAGAAACAAACAGAGGGAGATGCAAAAAATGTACTTATGGCTGCATTATCTGCACACCCATCACTTAAACATTGTGTTATAGTTGACGAGGATATCAATATATTTGACCCAGTTGATGTGGAATATGCTATTGCTACCCGTGTAAAAGGAGACGATGATATAATTATCATACCAAAAGCACGTGGATCATCACTTGACCCAGTAGCACAAATAGATGGTACAACCACTAAAATTGGTGTAGATGCAACAAAATCATTCCATAACCTTGAAGACTATGAACGTGTAAGTAAAACATTAGAAGACTAA
- a CDS encoding TetR/AcrR family transcriptional regulator has product MKTKEYIAYSLIGLMKTKDFETITIKEITENAHVNRSTYYRNFKSKEDILKFQLRKITEEYINKFESVEEKTEKNHIYTILNTYNEHRVFFLTIQESRQLYIMQQVYLDYLQDNIPVISSKEELYKLYHNIGGIYNFIICWIENGMDENLEELTELYLNIISDKGQGQLYSSLIT; this is encoded by the coding sequence ATGAAAACAAAAGAATATATAGCATATAGTTTGATAGGTCTTATGAAAACAAAAGATTTTGAAACTATAACAATTAAAGAAATAACAGAAAATGCACATGTAAATAGATCAACTTATTATAGAAACTTCAAATCAAAAGAAGATATTTTGAAATTTCAATTAAGAAAGATAACTGAAGAATACATAAATAAGTTTGAATCAGTTGAAGAAAAAACAGAAAAAAATCATATCTACACAATACTAAACACTTATAATGAACATAGAGTGTTCTTTTTAACCATACAAGAATCAAGACAATTATACATTATGCAGCAAGTTTACTTAGATTATCTACAAGATAATATACCTGTAATATCATCCAAAGAGGAATTATATAAATTATATCATAATATAGGTGGGATCTATAACTTTATAATATGTTGGATTGAAAATGGTATGGATGAAAATCTTGAAGAATTAACAGAATTATATTTGAATATAATATCAGATAAGGGACAGGGACAATTATATTCTTCTTTGATTACATGA